A single genomic interval of Microbacterium sp. zg-Y1090 harbors:
- a CDS encoding ABC transporter permease: protein MSNNSTPQNDAIYDLAEAEDAALAAKDTKPLSQGRLVLRRFLRHRAALISTVLLFAIIIVAFTSIGFAGIPGWWDKSYLAAGNVIDGGRPTLSLIPTWLGGDGIRWGEHPFGQDNVGKDYFSLVMVGTQRSLIIAFTVGIVATTIGAVMGAVAGYFRGWVDNVLMRITDIFIVIPLLVLAAVLGKISGGGIFALALMIGLASWTGLARLVRGEVLSLRERDYVAAARSTGASAFRIIFKHLVPNTIGIIVVNATFAIGGAILLESSLSFLGFGVRAPETSLGLLISTYQGAFTNRPWLFWWPGMIILVIVLAVNFIGDGLRDAFDPRQTRKWSPRRLERLRAEKGLS from the coding sequence ATGAGCAACAACTCCACACCCCAGAACGACGCGATCTACGACCTCGCAGAGGCCGAGGACGCGGCCCTCGCCGCCAAGGACACCAAGCCGCTCTCACAGGGACGGCTGGTGCTGCGACGGTTCCTCCGTCACCGTGCGGCGCTGATCTCGACCGTCCTCCTCTTCGCGATCATCATCGTCGCCTTCACGTCGATCGGCTTCGCCGGCATCCCCGGCTGGTGGGACAAGAGCTACCTCGCGGCGGGCAACGTCATCGACGGCGGCCGTCCGACGCTGAGCCTGATCCCGACGTGGCTCGGCGGGGACGGCATCCGCTGGGGCGAGCACCCCTTCGGGCAGGACAACGTCGGCAAGGACTACTTCTCGCTCGTGATGGTCGGCACCCAGCGGTCGCTGATCATCGCCTTCACCGTGGGTATCGTCGCGACGACGATCGGCGCCGTCATGGGCGCGGTCGCGGGCTACTTCCGCGGCTGGGTCGACAACGTGCTGATGCGCATCACCGACATCTTCATCGTCATCCCGCTGCTCGTCCTCGCCGCCGTGCTCGGCAAGATCTCCGGCGGAGGCATCTTCGCGCTCGCCCTGATGATCGGTCTCGCCTCGTGGACGGGCCTGGCGCGTCTGGTGCGCGGAGAGGTCCTCTCGCTCCGTGAGCGCGACTACGTCGCGGCCGCCCGTTCGACCGGTGCGAGCGCGTTCCGGATCATCTTCAAGCACCTGGTGCCCAACACGATCGGCATCATCGTCGTGAATGCCACGTTCGCGATCGGCGGCGCGATCCTGCTCGAGAGCTCGCTGAGCTTCCTCGGGTTCGGTGTGCGGGCGCCCGAGACGTCGCTCGGTCTGCTCATCAGCACGTACCAGGGTGCCTTCACCAACCGGCCGTGGCTGTTCTGGTGGCCGGGCATGATCATCCTGGTCATCGTGCTGGCGGTGAACTTCATCGGGGACGGTCTGCGCGACGCCTTCGATCCGCGGCAGACCCGCAAATGGAGTCCACGCAGACTGGAACGCCTGCGCGCTGAGAAGGGACTGTCGTGA
- a CDS encoding dipeptide ABC transporter ATP-binding protein, whose protein sequence is MDTHAADADAVLRLTDLRVDFAVESGLVRAVKGVSLDLRPGEVVAIVGESGSGKSVSSSAAMGLLPENALVTGSAEVGGTEVVGIAPEKMRAMRATQVAMIFQEPMSALNPVLTVERQMTEVFELHDVAYGADARERSVELLQRVGIPDPETRISQYPHQFSGGQRQRIVIAMAIALNPRVIIADEPTTALDVTVQAEILDLMRSLKDDLDAGILLITHNMGVVADLADRVVVMYKGELVEQGLVTDVLKNPQHPYTRKLLNAVPRLSGSALGAGTAVTETRERERAAATPAERDLVLVAEDLALDYVMRGKAFRAVEGVSFDLGRREVLGVVGESGSGKSTIAKAVLGLLPVASGSLKVRGEDFAKLRGRAAKNVRRHIGAVFQDPASSLNPRFPIGECIIEPMVVHRVGDKRSRQARARELLDAVRLPTDVVNRYPHELSGGQRQRVSIARALSLKPELLIADEPTSALDVSVQAAVLDMLRELQREFDFACMLVSHDLAVVDMLADHVLVMKNGHAVEQGVTSTVLHDPQDDYTKRLLASSPVPDPVEQRERRLARRALLDSLGETPEAGE, encoded by the coding sequence ATGGACACGCATGCCGCAGACGCGGATGCCGTGCTGCGGCTCACCGATCTGCGGGTCGACTTCGCCGTCGAGTCCGGACTCGTCCGCGCTGTCAAGGGTGTGAGCCTCGATCTCCGCCCCGGCGAGGTCGTCGCGATCGTGGGTGAATCGGGTTCGGGCAAGTCGGTGAGCTCATCGGCCGCCATGGGGCTGCTCCCCGAGAACGCCCTGGTCACCGGCTCCGCCGAGGTCGGCGGCACCGAGGTCGTCGGTATCGCGCCGGAGAAGATGCGCGCGATGCGGGCCACCCAGGTGGCGATGATCTTCCAGGAGCCGATGTCGGCGCTGAACCCGGTGCTGACGGTGGAGCGGCAGATGACCGAGGTCTTCGAGCTGCACGACGTCGCCTACGGTGCGGACGCGCGGGAGCGCTCGGTCGAGCTGCTGCAGCGCGTGGGCATCCCCGACCCCGAGACGCGCATCTCGCAGTACCCGCACCAGTTCTCGGGAGGTCAGCGGCAGCGCATCGTCATCGCGATGGCGATCGCCCTGAACCCTCGCGTGATCATCGCCGACGAGCCCACGACGGCTCTCGACGTCACGGTGCAGGCCGAGATCCTCGACCTGATGCGGTCGCTCAAGGACGACCTCGACGCCGGCATCCTGCTGATCACGCACAACATGGGCGTCGTGGCGGACCTCGCCGACCGCGTGGTCGTCATGTACAAGGGCGAGCTCGTCGAGCAGGGCCTGGTGACGGACGTGCTCAAGAACCCGCAGCACCCCTACACCCGCAAGCTGCTCAACGCCGTGCCGCGCCTGTCGGGTTCGGCCCTGGGTGCGGGTACCGCGGTCACCGAGACGCGCGAGCGCGAGCGCGCCGCGGCGACGCCGGCCGAGCGCGACCTGGTGCTCGTGGCCGAGGATCTCGCACTGGACTACGTGATGCGCGGCAAGGCGTTCCGCGCCGTCGAAGGGGTCTCCTTCGACCTCGGCAGGCGCGAGGTGCTCGGCGTCGTGGGTGAGTCCGGATCGGGCAAGTCCACGATCGCGAAGGCGGTGCTGGGCCTGCTTCCCGTGGCCTCGGGTTCGCTCAAGGTGCGCGGTGAGGACTTCGCCAAGCTGCGCGGGCGCGCCGCGAAGAACGTGCGTCGTCACATCGGCGCGGTCTTCCAGGACCCTGCGTCGTCGCTGAACCCCCGCTTCCCGATCGGCGAGTGCATCATCGAGCCGATGGTCGTGCACCGTGTGGGCGACAAGCGGTCGCGTCAGGCCCGTGCCCGCGAGCTCCTCGACGCCGTGCGCCTTCCCACCGACGTCGTCAACCGCTACCCGCACGAGCTCTCCGGCGGTCAGCGTCAGCGTGTGTCGATCGCGCGCGCGCTCTCGCTGAAGCCCGAGCTGCTGATCGCGGACGAGCCGACGTCGGCCCTCGACGTCTCCGTGCAGGCCGCAGTGCTCGACATGCTGCGCGAGCTGCAGCGGGAGTTCGACTTCGCCTGCATGCTGGTCAGCCACGACCTGGCCGTCGTCGACATGCTCGCCGACCACGTGCTGGTGATGAAGAACGGCCACGCGGTCGAGCAGGGTGTGACGAGCACCGTGCTGCACGACCCGCAGGACGACTACACCAAGCGTCTGCTCGCCTCGTCGCCCGTCCCCGACCCGGTCGAGCAGCGCGAGCGCCGGCTGGCCCGCCGCGCGCTGCTGGACTCGCTCGGAGAAACCCCGGAGGCGGGGGAGTAG
- the typA gene encoding translational GTPase TypA, whose product MAHALRPDLRNVAIVAHVDHGKTTLVDAMLRQTGSFGSHEHMEERAMDSNDLEREKGITILAKNTAITYNGLHTDSPVTINVIDTPGHADFGGEVERGLSMVDGVVLLVDASEGPLPQTRFVLRKALEAKLPVILLVNKTDRPDARIAEVEEEAHDLLLGLASDLQDDVPDLDVDALLDVPVVYASGRAGAASTTRPENGSLPDNDDLEPLFEAILQHVPAPSYDDEAPLQAWVTNLDSSPFLGRLALLRVFNGTLKKGQTVAWVRADGTTSNARITELLKTRALDRYPAESAGPGDIVAIAGFPDITIGETIADPEDVRPLPQIHVDEPAISMTIGTNTSPLVGKVKGHKLTARMVKDRLDRELIGNVSLKVVDIGRPDAWEVQGRGELALAILVENMRREGFELTVGKPQVVTKKIDGKTYEPFEHLTIDAPEEYLGAITQLLAARKGRMENMTNHGTGWVRMEFIVPSRGLIGFRTEFLTTTRGTGIANAISHGYEPWAGHIQTRQNGSVVADRSGVVTPFAMIALQERMSFFVQPTQEVYEGMVIGENSRADDMDVNITKEKKLTNMRAASSDTFESMTPPRVLTLEESLEFARDDECVEVTPEIVRIRKVNLDGNERARATARLKRQDASA is encoded by the coding sequence ATGGCGCACGCCCTCCGTCCGGACCTCCGTAATGTCGCGATCGTCGCGCACGTCGACCACGGCAAGACCACGCTCGTCGACGCGATGCTCCGCCAGACCGGGTCCTTCGGCTCTCACGAGCACATGGAGGAGCGCGCGATGGACTCGAACGACCTCGAGCGTGAGAAGGGCATCACGATCCTCGCCAAGAACACGGCGATCACCTACAACGGCCTGCACACCGACTCCCCGGTGACGATCAACGTCATCGACACCCCCGGCCACGCCGACTTCGGCGGCGAGGTCGAGCGCGGCCTGTCCATGGTCGACGGCGTGGTGCTGCTGGTGGATGCCAGCGAGGGCCCCCTCCCGCAGACCCGCTTCGTGCTGCGCAAGGCGCTGGAGGCCAAGCTTCCCGTCATCCTGCTGGTCAACAAGACCGACCGCCCCGACGCCCGCATCGCCGAGGTCGAGGAAGAAGCCCACGACCTGCTGCTGGGCCTCGCCTCCGATCTGCAGGACGATGTGCCCGACCTCGACGTCGACGCACTGCTCGACGTTCCGGTCGTCTACGCCTCGGGTCGCGCGGGCGCGGCATCCACCACTCGTCCCGAGAACGGCAGCCTGCCGGACAACGACGACCTGGAGCCGCTGTTCGAGGCCATCCTGCAGCACGTGCCTGCCCCGTCCTACGACGACGAGGCGCCGCTGCAGGCGTGGGTCACCAACCTCGACTCCTCGCCGTTCCTCGGCCGCCTCGCCCTGCTGCGCGTCTTCAACGGCACGCTGAAGAAGGGCCAGACGGTGGCCTGGGTGCGCGCCGACGGCACGACCAGCAACGCCCGCATCACCGAGCTGCTGAAGACCCGCGCCCTCGACCGCTACCCGGCCGAGTCCGCCGGCCCCGGCGACATCGTCGCCATCGCCGGTTTCCCCGACATCACGATCGGTGAGACGATCGCCGACCCCGAGGACGTGCGGCCCCTGCCGCAGATCCACGTCGACGAGCCGGCGATCTCGATGACGATCGGCACGAACACCTCGCCGCTGGTCGGCAAGGTCAAGGGTCACAAGCTGACCGCGCGCATGGTCAAGGACCGCCTCGACCGAGAGCTCATCGGAAACGTGTCGCTGAAGGTCGTCGACATCGGGCGCCCCGACGCGTGGGAGGTGCAGGGCCGCGGTGAGCTGGCCCTGGCCATCCTCGTCGAGAACATGCGCCGCGAAGGCTTCGAGCTGACCGTCGGCAAGCCCCAGGTGGTCACGAAGAAGATCGACGGCAAGACGTACGAGCCGTTCGAGCACCTCACGATCGACGCCCCCGAGGAGTACCTGGGTGCGATCACCCAGCTGCTGGCCGCCCGCAAGGGGCGCATGGAAAACATGACCAACCACGGCACCGGCTGGGTGCGCATGGAGTTCATCGTCCCCTCCCGCGGTCTCATCGGCTTCCGCACCGAGTTCCTCACCACCACCCGCGGCACCGGCATCGCCAACGCGATCTCGCACGGCTACGAGCCGTGGGCCGGGCACATCCAGACGCGTCAGAACGGCTCCGTCGTCGCTGACCGCTCGGGTGTCGTCACGCCTTTCGCGATGATCGCCCTGCAGGAGCGGATGTCGTTCTTCGTCCAGCCCACGCAGGAGGTGTACGAGGGCATGGTCATCGGCGAGAACTCGCGCGCAGACGACATGGACGTGAACATCACCAAGGAGAAGAAGCTCACGAACATGCGTGCCGCGAGCTCGGACACTTTCGAGTCGATGACGCCGCCGCGGGTGCTGACGCTCGAGGAGAGCCTCGAGTTCGCCCGCGACGACGAATGCGTCGAGGTCACCCCCGAGATCGTGCGCATCCGCAAGGTGAACCTGGACGGCAACGAGCGAGCCCGCGCCACCGCCCGCCTGAAGCGCCAGGACGCCAGCGCCTGA
- a CDS encoding AzlC family ABC transporter permease → MSEDPPSAGADADRQVRRATREGLGVALATSAYGVSFGALAVSAGLDVWHTCVLSLMMFTGGSQFAFVGVIGAGGVAAAPAAIASASLLGVRNVAYAMRMAPVIGGRRWHRAAAAQFTIDESTAVALAQTAPRARRAGFWVTGVGIYVGWNLSTLAGALLGDLLGDPRAYGLDAAAAAAFLALLWPRLRQRQAIVVGVAAAVVATVLTPALMPGLPVLLAAVVAIVVGAFNWFAPRGAATGFAEPDDVPEREGLP, encoded by the coding sequence GTGAGTGAAGACCCGCCCTCCGCCGGGGCGGATGCCGACCGCCAGGTGCGACGCGCGACCCGCGAAGGGTTGGGCGTCGCCCTGGCGACCAGCGCCTACGGGGTGTCGTTCGGCGCGCTGGCGGTGTCCGCCGGCCTCGACGTATGGCACACGTGCGTGCTGAGCCTGATGATGTTCACCGGCGGCTCGCAGTTCGCGTTCGTCGGCGTGATCGGCGCCGGGGGAGTGGCTGCCGCGCCGGCGGCCATCGCTTCGGCGAGCCTCCTGGGCGTGCGCAACGTCGCCTATGCGATGCGCATGGCTCCGGTGATCGGCGGCCGGCGCTGGCACCGGGCCGCAGCGGCGCAGTTCACCATCGACGAGTCCACCGCCGTCGCGCTCGCCCAGACCGCGCCGCGTGCGCGCCGCGCGGGGTTCTGGGTCACCGGGGTCGGAATCTACGTCGGTTGGAACCTGTCCACCCTCGCCGGAGCGCTCCTCGGCGATCTGCTCGGCGACCCCCGTGCCTACGGACTCGATGCCGCGGCCGCTGCGGCGTTCCTCGCGCTGCTGTGGCCGCGCCTGCGGCAGCGGCAGGCGATCGTGGTGGGAGTCGCGGCCGCCGTCGTCGCCACCGTGCTCACGCCGGCCCTCATGCCCGGCCTGCCGGTGCTCCTCGCCGCAGTGGTGGCGATCGTGGTGGGCGCGTTCAACTGGTTCGCGCCCCGCGGAGCCGCGACGGGCTTCGCCGAACCCGACGACGTGCCCGAGCGGGAGGGGCTGCCGTGA
- a CDS encoding AzlD domain-containing protein produces the protein MTLWTAVLLASVVCVGLKAVGYLIPPKVLEAPAPSRIADLLTVALLAALVAVQALGIGQAVVVDARVPALAVAAGLLLLRAPFLVVVVAAAATAALLRLAGWAA, from the coding sequence GTGACCCTCTGGACCGCGGTGCTCCTGGCATCCGTCGTGTGCGTCGGGCTGAAGGCGGTCGGGTATCTCATCCCGCCGAAGGTGCTCGAGGCGCCGGCGCCCTCCCGCATCGCGGATCTGCTCACCGTGGCGCTCCTGGCCGCCCTCGTCGCCGTCCAGGCGCTGGGGATCGGGCAGGCCGTGGTGGTCGACGCCCGCGTGCCCGCCCTGGCGGTGGCCGCCGGGCTGCTGCTGCTGCGCGCCCCCTTCCTCGTGGTGGTGGTCGCCGCCGCCGCGACCGCCGCGCTGCTGCGCCTCGCCGGGTGGGCGGCCTGA
- a CDS encoding histidinol dehydrogenase codes for MTTTGARVVTWILALAVGLVYGVAGTVAQAFLLGPIPLGLLLAVIGVTALLIAMRLLTADRWAALAAGLGVMVAALVFSGAGPGGSVIVPAPPAGEFSPGLVWTIAVPLIVAVVVAWPDLSRLPSPERSPRLKR; via the coding sequence GTGACGACGACCGGTGCCCGCGTAGTGACGTGGATCCTCGCCCTCGCCGTGGGGCTCGTCTACGGTGTGGCCGGCACGGTCGCGCAGGCCTTCCTCCTCGGGCCGATCCCGCTGGGCCTGCTGCTGGCCGTCATCGGGGTGACCGCGCTGCTGATCGCGATGCGGCTGCTCACCGCCGACCGCTGGGCGGCTCTGGCCGCAGGTCTCGGCGTGATGGTGGCCGCGCTGGTGTTCTCCGGTGCCGGCCCGGGCGGGTCGGTCATCGTGCCCGCGCCACCCGCGGGGGAGTTCTCTCCCGGCCTGGTGTGGACCATCGCGGTTCCGCTGATCGTGGCGGTCGTCGTGGCCTGGCCGGATCTGTCCCGCCTTCCCTCTCCCGAGAGGTCGCCTAGACTGAAGCGGTGA
- the fdxA gene encoding ferredoxin, protein MTYVIALPCVDVKDRACIDECPVDCIYEGERSLYIHPDECVDCGACEPVCPVEAIYYEDDLPAEWADYYTANVEFFQDIGSPGGAAKTGVIKHDHPIIAALPPQA, encoded by the coding sequence GTGACGTATGTGATCGCTCTTCCGTGCGTCGATGTCAAGGACCGAGCCTGCATCGACGAGTGCCCTGTGGACTGCATCTACGAGGGTGAGAGGTCGCTGTACATCCACCCCGATGAGTGCGTGGACTGCGGCGCCTGCGAGCCGGTCTGCCCCGTCGAGGCGATCTACTACGAAGACGACCTCCCCGCCGAGTGGGCGGACTACTACACGGCCAACGTCGAGTTCTTCCAGGACATCGGCTCGCCTGGTGGTGCCGCCAAGACCGGGGTGATCAAGCACGATCACCCGATCATCGCCGCTCTCCCGCCGCAGGCCTGA
- the dapC gene encoding succinyldiaminopimelate transaminase → MGVADLADYPWDAVAPYAATARAHRGGIVDLSIGSPVDPTPPVIAAALAAATDAHAYPQTAGTPGLRAAIAAWFARRRGVPGLTPDHVLPTVGSKELVALLPLLLGLGPGDVVVHPRAAYPTYEVGARLVGATPLAADDPADWPEGTRLIWLNSPGNPDGRVLDHDHLRAAVTRARELGAVIAGDECYAELGWDGRWAHEPVPSILDPRVTGGEPTGVLSVYSLSKQSNLAGYRAAFLAGDGDIVARLLTARKHLGLMPPAPVQAAAAAALADDAHVAAQKEIYRRRRAVLRPALEGAGFRIDQSEAGLYLWATEGRDAWESMGALAERGILAGPGHFYGSQFPQHVRFSLTATDERIYEAARRLAPS, encoded by the coding sequence GTGGGGGTCGCCGACCTCGCCGACTACCCCTGGGATGCCGTCGCGCCGTACGCGGCGACCGCGCGCGCCCACCGCGGGGGCATCGTGGACCTCTCGATCGGCTCTCCGGTCGATCCGACGCCGCCCGTCATCGCGGCCGCCCTCGCCGCCGCGACCGATGCGCACGCCTACCCTCAGACGGCGGGAACCCCCGGCCTGCGCGCGGCGATCGCCGCGTGGTTCGCCCGCCGGCGCGGCGTGCCGGGGCTGACCCCCGACCACGTCCTGCCGACGGTGGGTTCGAAGGAGCTCGTCGCGCTGCTGCCGCTGCTGCTCGGCCTCGGCCCCGGGGACGTCGTCGTGCACCCGCGCGCGGCCTACCCCACCTACGAGGTCGGCGCTCGGCTGGTCGGCGCGACGCCGCTGGCCGCCGACGATCCCGCAGACTGGCCGGAGGGCACCCGCCTGATCTGGCTGAACTCGCCGGGCAACCCCGACGGGCGCGTTCTCGACCACGACCACCTGCGTGCCGCGGTGACGCGTGCCCGGGAGCTCGGCGCGGTGATCGCCGGCGACGAGTGCTACGCCGAACTGGGCTGGGACGGCCGCTGGGCGCACGAGCCCGTCCCCAGCATCCTCGACCCGCGGGTGACCGGGGGAGAGCCCACCGGCGTGCTGTCGGTCTACTCGCTGAGCAAACAGTCGAACCTGGCCGGCTACCGCGCCGCGTTCCTCGCCGGAGACGGCGACATCGTCGCCCGGCTGCTGACGGCACGCAAGCACCTCGGCCTGATGCCGCCGGCGCCCGTGCAGGCTGCGGCTGCCGCCGCCCTCGCCGACGACGCGCACGTCGCGGCGCAGAAGGAGATCTACCGTCGCCGGCGCGCCGTGCTGCGCCCAGCCCTGGAAGGGGCGGGCTTCCGCATCGACCAGAGCGAGGCCGGCCTGTACCTGTGGGCCACCGAAGGCCGCGACGCCTGGGAGAGCATGGGCGCACTGGCCGAGCGCGGCATCCTCGCCGGTCCCGGCCACTTCTACGGCAGCCAGTTCCCGCAGCACGTGCGCTTCTCCCTCACCGCGACCGATGAGCGCATCTACGAAGCGGCCAGGCGACTGGCGCCCTCGTAG
- a CDS encoding citrate synthase: MSDASTQQPTAPQPVATVTIGERTAELPVITGADGAPSVDLSTFTKQTGHTTLDYGFVNTAATKSAITYIDGDEGILRYRGYPIEQLATNSTYLEVAWLLLYGELPTADELGAFDERIRRHTLLHEDIKRFFSSLPHTAHPMSVLSSATAALSTYYEGQSDPSNPEHVELNTIRLLAKLPVIAAYAHKRSVGQAFLYPDNSLSFVDNFLRLNFGVMSEQYEINPVMSRALERLLILHEDHEQNASTSTVRLVGSTGANQFSSISAGINALYGPLHGGANEAVLDMLARIRDSGESVQRFVERVKNKEDGVKLMGFGHRVYKNYDPRAKLVKESADEVLTELGVHDPLLDLAKELEEIALNDDYFQQRRLYPNVDFYTGVIYKAMGFPTRMFTVLFAIGRLPGWLAHWREMQNDPQTKIGRPQQLYTGSPLRDYPGA; the protein is encoded by the coding sequence GTGAGCGACGCGAGCACCCAGCAGCCCACAGCCCCCCAGCCCGTAGCCACGGTGACGATCGGGGAGCGCACCGCAGAACTGCCGGTCATCACCGGCGCAGACGGCGCGCCCAGCGTCGACCTGTCGACCTTCACCAAGCAGACCGGTCACACCACCCTCGACTACGGCTTCGTCAACACGGCGGCCACGAAGTCCGCCATCACCTACATCGACGGCGATGAGGGCATCCTCCGCTACCGCGGATACCCCATCGAGCAGCTGGCGACCAACAGCACCTACCTCGAGGTCGCCTGGCTCCTGCTGTACGGCGAGCTGCCCACCGCCGACGAGCTCGGCGCATTCGACGAGCGCATCCGCCGTCACACGCTGCTGCACGAGGACATCAAGCGCTTCTTCTCGTCGCTGCCGCACACCGCGCACCCCATGTCGGTGCTGTCGTCGGCGACGGCGGCCCTGTCGACCTATTACGAGGGTCAGTCCGACCCCAGCAACCCCGAGCACGTGGAGCTCAACACCATCCGCCTGCTCGCGAAGCTGCCGGTCATCGCCGCCTACGCGCACAAGAGGAGCGTCGGCCAGGCGTTCCTGTACCCCGACAACTCGCTGAGCTTCGTCGACAACTTCCTGCGCCTGAACTTCGGCGTCATGAGCGAGCAGTACGAGATCAACCCCGTGATGTCCCGGGCGCTCGAGCGCCTGCTGATCCTGCACGAGGACCACGAGCAGAACGCCTCGACGTCGACCGTGCGCCTGGTGGGATCCACGGGGGCCAACCAGTTCTCCTCGATCTCCGCCGGCATCAACGCCCTCTACGGACCGCTGCACGGCGGTGCCAACGAGGCCGTGCTCGACATGCTCGCTCGCATCCGCGACTCCGGCGAGAGCGTGCAGCGCTTCGTCGAGCGGGTCAAGAACAAGGAAGACGGTGTGAAGCTCATGGGCTTCGGGCACCGCGTGTACAAGAACTACGACCCGCGCGCGAAGCTCGTCAAGGAGTCCGCCGACGAAGTGCTCACCGAGTTGGGCGTGCACGACCCGCTGCTGGATCTCGCGAAGGAGTTGGAGGAGATCGCGCTGAACGACGATTACTTCCAGCAGCGCCGCCTGTACCCGAACGTGGACTTCTACACCGGCGTCATCTACAAGGCGATGGGCTTCCCCACCCGCATGTTCACGGTGCTGTTCGCGATCGGCCGCCTCCCCGGCTGGCTCGCCCACTGGCGCGAGATGCAGAACGACCCGCAGACGAAGATCGGCCGCCCGCAGCAGCTGTACACCGGCTCGCCGCTGCGCGATTACCCCGGCGCCTGA
- a CDS encoding L-lactate permease produces the protein MWEQTTDPFGSLWLSALTAAIPIVVFLVCLVLLKLTGILAAVIALVAQIIVSMWGFGMPASAVAGSGLLGILTALWPIAYIVVMALWLYRLAVASGHFDVIRASIGGISRDQRIQVLLIAFAFGAFLEGAAGFGVPIAICAALLVQLGFRPVRAAMICLVANAGAGAYGAIGIPVLVGAQVTGIDVALLSKAMVVVLQPLTVLIPFLLVVILDGWRGLRETWPATLVVTVVFSGIQGGVLWFLGPELADLGAGLGTMVALFLLGRIWQPKNQFRADGDAVPEAQSHSLGEIARAWSPFYILTAFILLWSLPFFKNLFAAEGPLAGAAFAVPIAGLTDEVVTASGTVVTATWAFTPINATGTAILLAVIVSYLTTPRASRPSLLGELGGTLRTLWQALVLIALILALANIANYSGGSTSMGQALAAMGVLVPLVAPVIGWVGVFLTGSVVNNNTLFGPLQVASAQGIGADPSLLVAGNTAGGNTAKVISPQSIAIAAGAVGLSGRESEILRASILYSLGMLVFICLWCFTLFLVF, from the coding sequence ATGTGGGAACAGACGACGGACCCTTTCGGGAGCCTCTGGCTCTCTGCATTGACGGCGGCGATCCCGATCGTCGTGTTCCTGGTGTGTCTGGTGCTGCTCAAGCTCACCGGCATCCTCGCCGCCGTGATCGCGCTGGTCGCCCAGATCATCGTGTCGATGTGGGGGTTCGGGATGCCGGCGAGCGCCGTCGCCGGGTCCGGTCTGCTGGGCATCCTCACCGCGCTCTGGCCGATCGCCTACATCGTCGTGATGGCGCTGTGGCTGTACCGGCTGGCGGTCGCGAGCGGTCACTTCGACGTCATCCGCGCCTCGATCGGCGGCATCTCGCGTGACCAGCGCATCCAGGTGCTGCTGATCGCGTTCGCCTTCGGAGCGTTCCTGGAGGGTGCCGCCGGGTTCGGGGTCCCCATCGCCATCTGCGCTGCGCTGCTCGTGCAGCTGGGCTTCCGCCCGGTGCGGGCGGCCATGATCTGCCTCGTCGCCAACGCCGGCGCGGGCGCGTACGGCGCCATCGGCATCCCCGTGCTCGTCGGTGCCCAGGTCACCGGGATCGACGTCGCCCTGCTGTCGAAGGCGATGGTCGTCGTGCTGCAGCCGCTCACGGTGCTGATCCCCTTCCTGCTCGTCGTGATCCTCGACGGCTGGCGAGGCCTGCGGGAGACATGGCCGGCGACACTGGTGGTCACCGTGGTCTTCAGTGGCATCCAGGGCGGGGTGCTCTGGTTCCTCGGACCCGAGCTGGCCGACCTCGGCGCCGGTCTCGGGACGATGGTCGCGCTGTTCCTCCTGGGACGGATCTGGCAGCCCAAGAACCAGTTCCGCGCCGACGGCGATGCCGTCCCCGAGGCGCAGTCCCACTCGCTGGGTGAGATCGCACGGGCCTGGAGCCCGTTCTACATCCTGACGGCGTTCATCCTGCTGTGGAGCCTGCCGTTCTTCAAGAACCTGTTCGCCGCGGAGGGGCCGCTGGCCGGCGCCGCCTTCGCGGTGCCGATCGCCGGTTTGACCGACGAGGTGGTCACCGCGTCCGGCACCGTCGTCACCGCCACGTGGGCGTTCACGCCGATCAATGCGACCGGCACCGCCATCCTGCTGGCGGTCATCGTGTCGTACCTCACGACGCCACGCGCGTCGCGGCCGAGTCTGCTGGGGGAGTTGGGCGGGACGCTGCGCACGCTATGGCAGGCGCTCGTGCTGATCGCCCTGATCCTGGCGCTGGCGAACATCGCCAACTACTCCGGCGGTTCGACCTCGATGGGGCAGGCCCTCGCGGCGATGGGCGTGCTGGTGCCGCTCGTGGCCCCCGTCATCGGCTGGGTCGGGGTGTTCCTCACCGGCTCGGTGGTCAACAACAACACCCTCTTCGGGCCGTTGCAGGTGGCCAGTGCGCAGGGCATCGGCGCCGACCCGTCGCTGCTGGTGGCGGGCAACACCGCCGGCGGCAACACGGCGAAGGTCATCTCTCCGCAGTCGATCGCGATCGCCGCCGGGGCGGTGGGATTGTCGGGCCGCGAGAGCGAGATCCTGCGGGCGTCGATCCTCTACAGCCTGGGGATGCTGGTGTTCATCTGCCTGTGGTGCTTCACGCTGTTCCTGGTGTTCTGA